CGAAAGCGCGCGCCAAATGAGACCAGCTTACGAAAGGGGGTCAAATCTCCTTCCGGAGAAGATATGAGCGTTATATCTATTCTCTGGGGCTAACACCACGCTGGCATGAGATTGCCCGTGCTATGAGCCTATAAGATATAGACAAACTTTGGGCTGGCTGCCCGGCAATTTCCCGCGCAGGGTAAAGATCCCCGCTGGGGACGGCGAATAATAAGGCTTTAGTGCCAAATATCAACCGCAAATTGATCGCCCCGCTATGGCTATAGAGGAAAGCGGGCCACAACGACTGCCATTGGGCAGCGCGGTAATGCTAACCTATGATTCATTGGGCATTTACGGACCGAATACCATGTCACATTCGCGCGATATTCACCATATCCCCTCACTGGCTGCGGTTATGACCCCGTTTCCCTACCATATCGACCTCAACGCTACGGTGGAGGAGGCGCTGGCGCTAATGGACGAGCACCGCGTACACCACCTGCCGGTAACCCGGGACGGCGATCTGGAAACCATCATCTCCCGCGGCGATATCGAGCGTGCCCAGGCGCCCGGCCACCGGCTGGAAGAACAGCAGCTGTATGTGCACGATTTGTGTGCGCGCAGGCCCTATATCGCCGATATCCACGATCCTCTGGACAAGATCCTGCTGGCAATGGCTGATACCGGGATCGGCTCGGTGCTGGTCATGCGTGAAGGGGAGCTGTCCGGTATTGTCACCGTGACCGATGTACTGCGCTTCTGTGGCAAATTTCTGGCGGAGCTGGCACACCCGGTGGACGACTCCATCGCCTGAGCATAAATCCGCCTACAGCGGCCAGATCCACAGCAGCATCGGCACGCTGACCAGTATCACCAGGATCTCCATCGGCAGCCCCATGCGCCAGTAGTCGCCGAACTGGAAGCCGCCAGGGCCGAGAATCAGCGTGTTGTTCTGGTGCCCCACCGGGGTCAGGAAGGCGCAGGAGGCACCGATCGCCACCGCCATCAGGAAGCTGTCCGGATTGACATGCAGTTGCGCGGCCGCAGAGAGGGCGATGGAACACATCACCGCCGCCGTCGCGGCATTGTTCATGAAGTCCGACAGGGTCATGGTCACCACCAGCAATAACACCAGCGCCACCACCGGGCTGCCGCGCGCCAGATTGTTCAACATCCCCTTGGCCACCAGATCCGCAGCCCCGGTCGTCTCCATCACCTGGGCCACGGCGATCAGGGCCCCCAGCAGCACCACCACCGAGCCATCGATGGCGTCGTACACACTGCGCAACGGCACCACCTTAAGCACCATGAACGCCAGCGCGCAGGTGGCAAACGAGATGGCCGCCGGCAGCAGTCCGAAGGCGGCGCCGGCCACCGCCAGCGCCATTGCCACCAGCGCCACTACCGCTTTTTCCTTGTTGGGAATACCGATATCCCGCTGTGCCAGCGGTACGCATCCCTGCTCGACCGCAAAGGTGTTGAGCTTGTCGTCTGTGCCCATCATCAACAGCGCATCGCCGGCCATCAGCGGCGTCGAGCGCAGGCGCCGCACCGAGCGGCGCCCCTGGCGCGACAGCGCCAGCAGGCTGATCTCGTAGCGCGCCGGCAGGCGCAGAAATTGCGCGGTGCGCCCGACCAGGCCGGAGTCCGGCATCACCACCAGCTCGCGCAGCTGTACATCGGCGCGCTCGCCAGCGGGCTTTTCTTTTGCCTTTTCCTTAGCCCCCTCTTTCTCCTTGTCTTTCTCTGCCTCTTCCCCCTGGTCACCATTGGGACGGGCATCTTCTTTGTCGGCCAGCTGGGACAGCTGCGTCGGCCCGACGGCACGCGCTGTGCTCGAGTGCACCTCGGCATCGCTTTCCGGCGCCGCTTCGCTGGCATCCTCTTCGCCCGCATCGCCGCTGCCAGGCTCTGCCGCCAGGCGCAGGCCGAGAATGGAAATGGCCGCCGACAGCGCCTCGGCCTCCGCTTCGATCACCAGGATGTCCGTCTCCCGCACCCGCTGCCAGGGAGTTGCCGGGGAAACCCGCGAGTCGTTGTGTACCACCCCGACCACCTGGGCGTCCTCGTCCTCGAGCATCTGCGCGATTTCCCGCACTGTCTTGCCCGCTGCAGCGCTCTTTTCCTCCACCAGCGCCTCGGTCAGGTAGGTACCGGTATCGAAGGTGGCGGCACCGGCCTGGGTGCGCGCCGGCACCAGGCGCCAGCCGATCAGCGCCACGAACAGCACCCCCACCAGCGCCACCACCACCCCCACCGGGGTAAAGTCGAACATACCGTAACTACCGGCACCGGCACTGGCGCGGAACCCAGACACGATCAGGTTCGGCGGCGTACCGATCAAGGTGGTCATACCGCCGAGAATGGTGCCGAATGACAGCGGCATCAGCGCCCGGCCGGGCGGCAGCTGGTGTTTGTCGGCAATATCCGTGGCCACCGGCATCAACAGCGCCATGGCCCCGACGTTGTTCATAAAGCCGGACATCAGCGCGCCGAGGCCGGTCAGCGAGAATATTGCCAGCGTCGTATTGGTCGTGCGCGGAATCACCCGCTGTGCCAGCGCGTCCATGGCGCCGGTATTCTGCAATCCGCGACTCAGTATCAGCACGCAGGCGACGGTCACCACCGCCGGGTGACCAAAACCCTTGAAGGCGTCCTCCGGTTTGATCAGCCCGGCAAACACACACGCCAGCAGCGAGGCCAGCGCCACCAGGTCGTGGCGCCAGGGGCCCCAGATAAATAGAACGATAGTCGCGGCGAGTATCAGCAGAATGGTGAGCTGTTCGACGGTCATGCAGCGGCCTAGCCGCGCCCTTTGCGCGGTAAATCCATCAGAGTCACTTTCAGGTTACACTGGCGGCCGGAATTGAGGAGATAGAAATTGCGCCAGAACACTGCCGACTACCGGCAACTTTTTCTCAACGACACGCCAATGATGGATATGCGCGCGCCGGTGGAATACGCCCGCGGCGCCTTTCCGCACAGCGAAAACCTGCCGCTGCTGGACGACCAGCAGCGGCAGCAGGTGGGCACCGAGTACAAGCGCAACGGCCAACAGGCCGCCATCGAGCTCGGATGGCGCCTCGCCACCCCGGAGGTGCGCGCCCAGCGCCTGGTCACGTGGCGCGACTTCGTGCAGCGCCACCCCGACGGCTACCTCTACTGCTTTCGCGGCGGCCTGCGTTCGCGCACCGCGCAACAGATGCTGCGTGACGAGGGTATCGACTACCCACTGGTAGAGGGGGGCTACAAGGCAATGCGCGCTTTCCTGCTCGAGCAGCTCGATCGCCAGTGTGCGGAACTGCCGCTGGTCGTGATCGCCGGGCACACGGGCAGCGGCAAGACCGAGTTGATTCACGCGGCCACCCGCGCTATCGACCTGGAGGGCATCGCCCACCACCGCGGTTCCAGCTTTGGCCGCACCCGGCGGCCGCAGCCGGCACAGATCGATTTCGAGAACCGGGTCAGCGTCGACCTGCTGAAACTGGCCCAGTCTGCCGGACAGGTGTTTGTCGAAGACGAGAGCCGCCTGATCGGCCGCTGCTTCCTGCCGCCGGTGCTGCAGCAGGCCCTGAAGCGGGCGCCGCGGGTGCTGGTCGAGGAGCCGGTGGAAGCCCGCGCGCAGCGTATCGTGCGCGACTATGTGACCGATGCCTTAGAGGATTTCGCCGGTGAGGAAAGCGGTCCGGCGCCGGCGCTCGGCGACGCGCTGCGGCGCAACTTAAGCCGTATCCAGAAGCGTCTCGGGGGACTGCGCTACCGCCAGCTGGACGAACAGCTGCAGGCGGCCAACGCCGAACTGGCCAGCGGCGGCAGCGCGGAGGCGTATATCCCGCTCGTGTGTACCCTGCTGCGGGAATACTACGACGGCACCTACGATTACCTGATGCAGCAGCGCGAGGGCGGAGTGCTGTTTCGCGGCAGCCACGCCGAGGTGTTGCAGTGGCTCGGGGAACAGGCGGGCTGAGCCCCGCTGCGGGCGGATCGCATCCGCGGCTCCCCGCATCAATCGCCAACGGCACCGCCGGCGTTCAGTCGCCGGCGCCATCCTCATCCGCGCCCCGCTCCTCCAGGTCGGTCACCACTTTCTGCACCAGTTTTACCCGGCCGGATTTCACCAGCGCGTCGCGCAGCACATACTCGATCTGTGCATTGAGACTGCGCAGATCGTCATCGGCCCAGCGCTGCATGGCGGCCAGGACCTGTTCGTTGATGCGCAGCGGAAAGGCTTTCTTTTTTGCCATGACTCGGGGACTAATAGAGACTGCCGGTATTCAGCACCGGCTGCGCCTGCTGCTCGCCGCAGATCACCACCAGCAGATTGTTGACCATATTCGCCTTGCGCTCCTCGTCGAGTTCCAGTTCGTGGGACTGCGCCAGCGTGGCGATGGCGTCGGTAACCATTTCCACCGCGCCCTGCACAATCAGTTTGCGCGCCGCCAGCACCGCACTGGCCTGCTGTTTGCGCAGCATCGCCTGGGCTATTTCCGGCGCATAGGCCAGGTGGCTGATGCGCGCCTCGATCACCTCGATACCGGCGCGCCCCAGGCGCTCCTGCACCTGGAGGCGGATCTTCTCGGCGATATTCACCGGATCCCCACGCAGTGACAGCGTCTCGTCACTGTGGCTGTCGTAGGGGTGTTCATTGGCCACATTGCGCAGTGCCGCCTCGCTCTGGATGGTAACGAAGCTCTCGTAATCGTCCACCTCGAAATGCGCCTCGGCAGAATCCACCACTTTCCACACCACTACCGCGGCGATCTCGATCGGGTTGCCGTTGGCATCGTTGACCTTGAGCTTGCCACTCTCGAAATTGCGCACCCGCAGCGAGATCGGCGTGCGCGTGAAGATCAGCGGGTTGGTCCAGCGCAGCCCGGTGGCGTGCTCGGTGCCGACATACTTGCCGAACAACTGCAGTATCTTGCCCTGATTGGGCGCCACCAGAAACAACCCGTGCCAGCAGAAACCCACCAGCGCCGCAGCCAGCCCCCAGCCCACCGCGGCCATGCTGCTGGCCGCCAGCGACTGCAGCAGTAATCCCAGCGTCAGCACTTGCAGCAGCAGTAAAACGGCGACCGTGCCGTATCCGTTCAGTGTAAAAGCCCTTTTCTCGGTAATCATGGCATCCTCCATGCTGATATCATTTTGATACCACTATAGCATCAGGTCAGCGAAAGACGCCAGCGCGCAGCCGTCACCGGTATGCGGCAGCGAACGGAATAGAAGGGTTGGGGAGAATCGTCGCGGCAGCGCGATCAGCTTTCGAGGGGAATCCGCTTCAGCTTGAAGCGCCGCGCCAGTGCCCAGTCGCGCAGGCGCCGTGGCAGCCAGCGCGCCACCCACGGCAGCAGGCGGCTCTTGTTGCCCAGGCGCACCAGTGCCGGCGGGCGTTTGCGCAGCAGCTCTTTCACCAGCCGCCGGGCCATGACGCTGGCCAGGGTGGCGTTCTGCTGGGATTCCTGCGCGCGTGCGCGCACCGCTTCCTCCTGGCGCTTGTACCAGGAGTCCGGTGCCAGCAGGCCGCGCAGCGAGACTTCCGCGTGACGGCCAAACTCCGATGCGATGGCGCCCGGCTGTACCGTCATCACGCGGATACCGAAGGGTTTCAGCTCCAGCCGCAACACCTCGGACAGGGTGTGCAGTGCCGCCTTGGAGGCACAATAGGCGCCGGAGAAGGGCGTCGGCAGCACGCCGGACACGGAACCGATATTGCAGATCAGCCCGCGGCGCTCGGATTTCATCAGCGGCGCGCAGGCGCGCGCCAGCGCCATGGGGGCAAACACGTTGGTGCGGAACTGCTGTTCCAGCGCGCGGCTGTCCAGCTCCAGCAACGGCCCCATCTGGCCGTAGCCGGCATTGTTGATCAGGATATCCAGGCGCCCGTAGGCGGCCTTGAGCGCGTGGACCACGCGGTTGATGTCCGCCTGGGAATTGACGTCCAGCGCTTCGGTAGCGATACCGAGGTCGGCCAGCTCCTGCAGGCTCTCCGGACGCCGCGCGGTGGCAATCACGATCGTGCCGCGGCGGTGCAGCGCCAGCGCCAGTTCGCGGCCGATGCCGCTGGAACAACCGGTAATCAGCGCCACCCGGTCCGGCACTACGTAACCGCGGCCGATCTGCGCCAGGCTCTCGGCGGCAAAGTAGTGGTCGGAAGGGCGAAATCTCGATACCGGTGGTTTGCTCACGGGAACGACTCCTGGGCCTAATCTGCGTTGAAATGCGGGTTTTCAATCAGGCCGAATACATTGCCGAAGGGATCGAGGAAGCTGGCCACCCGGATGCCGTCACCGACATCGGCGATTTCGCTGTGCTGGCGCGCGCCCAGAGCGTTGAGGCGTTCGACCTGCGCGGCCATATCCGCCACC
This region of Microbulbifer sp. SAOS-129_SWC genomic DNA includes:
- a CDS encoding SDR family oxidoreductase, with translation MSKPPVSRFRPSDHYFAAESLAQIGRGYVVPDRVALITGCSSGIGRELALALHRRGTIVIATARRPESLQELADLGIATEALDVNSQADINRVVHALKAAYGRLDILINNAGYGQMGPLLELDSRALEQQFRTNVFAPMALARACAPLMKSERRGLICNIGSVSGVLPTPFSGAYCASKAALHTLSEVLRLELKPFGIRVMTVQPGAIASEFGRHAEVSLRGLLAPDSWYKRQEEAVRARAQESQQNATLASVMARRLVKELLRKRPPALVRLGNKSRLLPWVARWLPRRLRDWALARRFKLKRIPLES
- the mnmH gene encoding tRNA 2-selenouridine(34) synthase MnmH — encoded protein: MRQNTADYRQLFLNDTPMMDMRAPVEYARGAFPHSENLPLLDDQQRQQVGTEYKRNGQQAAIELGWRLATPEVRAQRLVTWRDFVQRHPDGYLYCFRGGLRSRTAQQMLRDEGIDYPLVEGGYKAMRAFLLEQLDRQCAELPLVVIAGHTGSGKTELIHAATRAIDLEGIAHHRGSSFGRTRRPQPAQIDFENRVSVDLLKLAQSAGQVFVEDESRLIGRCFLPPVLQQALKRAPRVLVEEPVEARAQRIVRDYVTDALEDFAGEESGPAPALGDALRRNLSRIQKRLGGLRYRQLDEQLQAANAELASGGSAEAYIPLVCTLLREYYDGTYDYLMQQREGGVLFRGSHAEVLQWLGEQAG
- a CDS encoding SLC13 family permease; translated protein: MTVEQLTILLILAATIVLFIWGPWRHDLVALASLLACVFAGLIKPEDAFKGFGHPAVVTVACVLILSRGLQNTGAMDALAQRVIPRTTNTTLAIFSLTGLGALMSGFMNNVGAMALLMPVATDIADKHQLPPGRALMPLSFGTILGGMTTLIGTPPNLIVSGFRASAGAGSYGMFDFTPVGVVVALVGVLFVALIGWRLVPARTQAGAATFDTGTYLTEALVEEKSAAAGKTVREIAQMLEDEDAQVVGVVHNDSRVSPATPWQRVRETDILVIEAEAEALSAAISILGLRLAAEPGSGDAGEEDASEAAPESDAEVHSSTARAVGPTQLSQLADKEDARPNGDQGEEAEKDKEKEGAKEKAKEKPAGERADVQLRELVVMPDSGLVGRTAQFLRLPARYEISLLALSRQGRRSVRRLRSTPLMAGDALLMMGTDDKLNTFAVEQGCVPLAQRDIGIPNKEKAVVALVAMALAVAGAAFGLLPAAISFATCALAFMVLKVVPLRSVYDAIDGSVVVLLGALIAVAQVMETTGAADLVAKGMLNNLARGSPVVALVLLLVVTMTLSDFMNNAATAAVMCSIALSAAAQLHVNPDSFLMAVAIGASCAFLTPVGHQNNTLILGPGGFQFGDYWRMGLPMEILVILVSVPMLLWIWPL
- a CDS encoding Arc family DNA-binding protein, with the protein product MAKKKAFPLRINEQVLAAMQRWADDDLRSLNAQIEYVLRDALVKSGRVKLVQKVVTDLEERGADEDGAGD
- a CDS encoding SPFH domain-containing protein; this translates as MITEKRAFTLNGYGTVAVLLLLQVLTLGLLLQSLAASSMAAVGWGLAAALVGFCWHGLFLVAPNQGKILQLFGKYVGTEHATGLRWTNPLIFTRTPISLRVRNFESGKLKVNDANGNPIEIAAVVVWKVVDSAEAHFEVDDYESFVTIQSEAALRNVANEHPYDSHSDETLSLRGDPVNIAEKIRLQVQERLGRAGIEVIEARISHLAYAPEIAQAMLRKQQASAVLAARKLIVQGAVEMVTDAIATLAQSHELELDEERKANMVNNLLVVICGEQQAQPVLNTGSLY
- a CDS encoding CBS domain-containing protein, translating into MSHSRDIHHIPSLAAVMTPFPYHIDLNATVEEALALMDEHRVHHLPVTRDGDLETIISRGDIERAQAPGHRLEEQQLYVHDLCARRPYIADIHDPLDKILLAMADTGIGSVLVMREGELSGIVTVTDVLRFCGKFLAELAHPVDDSIA